From the Robbsia betulipollinis genome, the window ACCGGCGCGGTGGGCTGGCCCGCGATCGCCATCTGTCTCTTCTTGGGCGTGCACGACGGCCACCGTCTGCAGGCCGTCGTCGCCGCGGGCGGCGCCTTCACCGTCGGTCTGGGCGCGATGCAGCGCTTCACGCGCTTTTCGCTCGCGCCCATGTTGCTCGCCTGCGTGGGCATGATGGCCTCGGCGTGGGCCGGCTCGATGCTCGGCGGTTCCGTCGCCGCGCTGCTGCTCGCCAGCGCCGCCTGGGCGGCGGTCACCGGCATCGCCTCGCTGCTGGGTCCAGGCGCCACCTGGATTTCGCTGCAGTGGAGTATCGCGCTGTTCGTCGCCGGCGGTTTTCCCGGCGCGGCGCAGGCGGTCGACCGTGCGTTGCTGGTGGGCGCCGGCGGCCTGATCCAGATCGCCATCCTCGGCAGTCTGATTCTGGTATTTCCCGCGCTGCGGCCGCCGGACACGTCGAAGAAATCGATTGCGACCACGCGTCCGGTCGCGCTCGCCACGGCGCTGCGCTCCTCGCTCAGTTCGGTGCTCGCGTCGGTCGCGGCGTTGGTACTGCTGCTGCGCAACGGTTACTGGGCGCCGATGACCGCGCTCGCCGTGCTGAAACCCTCGCTGCACGACGAATTCCACAGCGTGCTGCAGCGCTGCCTGGGCACGATCGTCGGCGCAACCATCGCCTCGGGATGCGTCTATCTGAGCCGCGACAACCCGGTGACGCTGATGACGATGACCTGCGTCCTGGCCGCCTGCGCGTATTCGCTGCAACGCGTGAATTATTTTCTCTTCAGCCTGTGCCTGACCGCCTTCATCGTGTTTTTATTGTCCGTCGCGCGTCCGCAGGAGCTTGATCTGCTGATACATCGCGTCACCGCGACGCTGCTCGGCTGCGCCGCATCGCTGCTGGTCGATACCGTGCTGAAGCAGTTCGGTCTGGATGCGAACCGGCAGTCGCAGGCACCGCAGGCGCAGACCGCGCCGTGACGGCCCGGCTTGCTCCGGGCCGCGGCCAACCACCTGTTACCCCCACACCGCCATGACATCGAGAACGATCGACACCCGACATCCCGCCCACCGCGACGACATCGGCGACCTGTCCACCCGCCGGCCGCTGCCGGGGCCCGGGATCGAACAGCTCGACCCTTTCCTGTTTCTCAACCATCACGGCCCGCAGACCTATCCGCCGCACAACCGCGGTCTGCCGTTCGGGCCGCACCCGCACCGCGGCTTCGAAACCGTGACGTTCATCCTCGAAGGCGAACTCGCCCATCTCGATACCGGCGGTCACGAAAGCGTGATCCGGGCCGGCGGCGTGCAATGGATGACGGCCGGTAGCGGTCTGGTGCATGCGGAGATTTCTCCCGAACCGTTCAAACGCGCCGGCGGCCCGCTCGAAATACTGCAGCTCTGGGTCAATCTGCCCGCGCGTCTCAAAATGACCCGGCCCGCCTATACGGGATTGCAGCGTGAGGAGATCCCGCAACTGAGCGCGGACGACGGCAAGGCGCGGATCGAACTCGTTTCCGGCGAATGGGACGGACACACGGGCCCGATCGTCTCGCTGACCGGCGTCGAAATGATGGTGTTGAACCTGTCCCCGGGCGCGCGCCTGACGCTTCCGGCACCCGCCGCGCTGACCGTTTTTCTGTATGTGGTCCGTGGCCGCGTCGCGGTGGCGGGAGAAGCGGTGCCGGCCTTCACGCTCGCCCGGCTGCGTGCCGACGGCGACACGGTGGTGCTGTCGGCCGACGAGGATGCCGTGGTTCTGTTCGGCCGCGCCGCGCCGATCGGTGAGCCGGTGGTCTCCCACGGGCCCTTCGTCATGAACACGCGGGAAGAAATTCAGCAGGCCATCCACGACTATCAGGCGGGGCTTTTTGGCAACAGTCTGGACGATCTGCGCGCCTAGCCATGTGACGTTCGGGGATTCTCAGGTAGTATTAGGGTTAATACTTAGCTATTAACCAGGATACGATCATGAACGTCCCCCACACCACCCTTGCTTCGAATGTCGCGACGGCCGGTCGGCCGGCGGGCGGCGCGCTGCGCCGGTTCTTTCGCGAAGTATGGACGTCGTACGCCGCCCACGCGGAAATGCGCGTCATGATGACCGTCGACAGCACACGCCGTCGGAAAACAGGCTTTTAAGAGACATTTTCAGGTTCCCGGGTAGTACGCCGTCCGGGAACGCTGTGGCAGATTGTCTTCCGGGGGCGGTCAACGGGCGATGGACTGATGCAAGGTCCCGGCCTCGCGCCACATCGTGCGGCGGGAACCGAGCCTCCGCCGTTCGACGCTGTCGGGGTTTTGAAGGCAGAATGGATCATGCAGCAAAGACCGATTCGGGATTTGTCCCATATCGGCCGCTGCATGACGTCGGCGCTTCCGCCGGCCCGCCATAACGACCCGATTCGATCCCACAGGATTCGCCACACCATGGCTCAGGCTCCCCACGATGCGCCAGGCCCGCAGAAAGCGCAGGACGCGGCGCCCGATGCCAACGAGGCCGGCCAGAACTCGCCGCATCTGGACGAAGGCGAAAAAAGCCAGGCCGCCGACCATTCGTCGCCCCATGCACTGATCCTCCATGAAATCGTTCGGGAGGAAGGCGAAGCCGCGCTCGAGCGCGACAGCGGCGCGCTGATGTGGTCCGCACTTGCCGCGGGCCTGTCGATGGGATTTTCCTTCGTCGGCCTCGCGATCATGCGCGCCTATCTGCCGCAGGCGCACTGGACGCCGCTGGTGGCCAGCTTCGGCTATTCGATCGGTTTCGTCATCGTCGTGCTGGGCAAGCAGCAACTGTTCACCGAAAGCACGCTCACGGTCGTGCTCCCCGTGCTCACGCGGCGCGACTGGCCGACGTTGAAATCGGCGCTGCGGGTATGGGCCATCGTGCTCGTGGTCAACCTGATCGGCACCGCGATCTTCGCGGCGCTTCTCGCCGTCCATGGGCTGTTTGACGACGATGTCGTCCACGCCATGCACGAGATCGCCGGCGAGACCATCGCGCATCCCTTCGGGCTGACCTTTCTCAAGGCCTTGCTGGCCGGCTGGCTGATCGCGCTGATGGTCTGGCTGTTGCCCAGCGCCCGCTCCGGACGGCTCGTCACGGTGATGCTGATCACCTATGTGGTCGCGGTGGCCAAGCTGTCACACATCATCGCGGGATCGGTCGAGGCGAGTTATGGCGTGATCACCGGCGTGATGCCGATCGGCGCCTATTTCGCCAGCTTCCTGCTGCCCACGCTGCTGGGCAATGTGCTGGGCGGCATCTCGCTGGTCGGCCTGCTGAATCACGCCGCCATCGCGCCGGAAATCCGGGACGACGGCGGCTAGGGGCAGGCGCCGTCGCCTACGCCTGCCGAACCGCTTACCCGGTTGGGTCAAACGGATGGGATTCTCAGACCGTTGCGTCGGCCGGACGCGCGCGCATGCAGCTTGCCACCACGACGGACAGCAGGCAGCCGAGCGCCAGGTACGCCGCCACCGGGTGCCATGAACCCCCGTTGAAGTCCACCAGCGCCGCGGCGATGAACGGCGTGAATCCCCCGCCGACCACGCTCGCAAGCTGATAACCGACGCCGGCCCCGCTATAGCGGTAGGCGGTGCCGAACAGGCTGGTGAACATCGGCTGCTGCACGCTGACCACCATATCGTGCGCGACGTTGCCCAGCAGCACCGCCCACAGGACGATCCAGACGGTCGCCCGCGCCTCGAGCGCGACGAAGAACGGCACCGCGCACGCCATGCCGATCACGGCGCCCATGATATAGATGCGCCGCTGCCCGAAACGGTCCGCGAGCCATGCGAAACACGGAATCGTCACGCAACTGACCGCGCCGATCAGTAAACCGATGTTCAGGAACAGCGATCGCGGCAGGCCCAGATGCGAGGTCGAATAGCTGAGCGCGAATGCCGTCACGATATACATCGTGAACAGTTCGGCCAGTCGCAGCCCGATGATCAGTAAAAAGGCGCGTGGGTGGCGGCGCAATGCCTCGATCACCGGCAGGCGCAGCTTGCGGCCCGCGGGTTTCGCCACCCGGTCCAGAAATTCCTGCGACTCCTCCATGCTCGAACGTACCCACAGGCCGACCAGCACCAGCAGGATGCTGAACAGGAACGGCAGCCGCCAGCCCCACGACAGAAACGCCGCGTTGCTCATCGAGCGGCTGAGCAACGACACCAAACCGGTCGCCAGCACCAGTCCGACGCCATAGCCGACCTGCACGCCGCTGCTGTAGAACGCCTTGCGGCGGGTTGGCGCGCTTTCCACCGCCATCAGCGTCGCGCCGCCCCATTCGCCGCCCACCGCGAAGCCCTGGATCGCGCGCAGTGTCACCAACAGCGCCGGTGCCCACCAGCCGATCACCGCGAAAGGCGGCAGCAGACCGATCAGCGCCGTTGACACGCCCATCAATCCGACCGTCAGCACCAGCATCCGCTTGCGTCCCAGACGATCGCCATAGTGACCGAACACGATGCCGCCAAGCGGCCGGAACAGAAAGCCGACGCCAAAGGTCGCCAGCGCGGCGAGCGTACCCATCGCTGGACTGATTTTCGGAAAAAACGCGGACTGAAAGACCAGCGCGGCGACGATCCCGTACAACAGAAAGTCGTACCAGTCGACCACCGCCCCGACGAAACTGCCCAGCGCCGCGCGGCGTGCATTGCGCTCCGCACGCTGCCGATGGCGCGTCGCCTGCTCGAGTGAAGAAGAAACATCCATTTCGCTGCTCGTCATTCGTCTTTGAATTCGTCTTTGATTCCCCGCTGCCGCGTCTGCGGAAATGCCGCGCCGCATGCCATTTTTCACGCGTCCGGCGATGCGTTTTCCCGCTCTCTGCTAGACTCGGATTTTCCTGGAAAACGTCCCGGGCGTGCTCTTTTAGCGTAAAGCGCGACCGGAGGCAATGAATTTTTGTCGCGAAGTGTATGACGTTACGCCTGTTAGTTGCGTTCCATTGTTATGCTCCGCGGGTATTTTTGCAAAGGACCGACCGATGAAAACACGCGCCGCAGTTGCCTGGCAGGCTGGACAGCCCCTGACGATCGAAGAAGTCGACCTGGACGGCCCGCGCGCCGGCGAGGTCCTCGTCGAGATCAAGGCGACGGGGATCTGCCACACCGATTACTACACGCTGTCCGGCGCAGACCCCGAAGGCGCCTTCCCCGCCATCCTCGGTCACGAAGGCGCGGGCATCGTCGTCGACGTCGGCCCGGGCGTCACCTCGCTGAAAAAAGGCGATCATGTCATTCCGCTCTACACGCCGGAATGTCGCCAGTGCAAATTCTGTCTGTCGCGCAAGACCAATCTCTGCCAGGCGATCCGCCCGACGCAGGGCCGCGGCCTGATGCCGGACGGCACCTCGCGTTTCTCGCTCGACGGCAAGCCGATCCTGCACTACATGGGCACCTCGACGTTCTCGAACTACATCGTCGCGCCGGAAATCGCGATGGCGAAGATCCGTGAGGACGCGCCGTTCGACAAGGTCTGCTACATCGGTTGCGGCGTCACCACCGGCGTGGGCGCGGTGCTGTTTACCGCCAAGGTCGAGGCCGGCGCGAACGTCGTCGTCTTCGGTCTGGGCGGCATCGGCCTGAACGTCATCCAGGGCGCGAAGATGGTGGGCGCGGACAAGATCATCGGCGTGGATCTGAATCCGGAACGCGAAGCGCTGGCCCGCACGTTCGGCATGACGCACTTCATCAATCCGAAGAACGTCGAGAACGTCGTCGACGCGATCGTCCAGCTGACCGACGGGGGCGCCGACTATTCGTTCGAGTGCATCGGCAACACGAAGACGATGCGTCAGGCGCTCGAGTGCTGCCACAAGGGCTGGGGCCAGTCGATCATCATCGGCGTGGCGGAAGCCGGCGCGGAAATCACCACGCGGCCCTTCCAGCTGGTCACCGGGCGCGAATGGAAGGGGTCGGCCTTCGGTGGCGCCCGCGGACGTACCGACGTGCCGAAGATCGTCGACTGGTACATGGAGGGCAAGCTCAATATCGACGACCTGATCACGCATACGCTGCCGCTCGACGACATCAACCGCGGCTTCGAACTGATGAAAAGCGGCGAATCGATTCGTTCGGTGGTCGTTTACTGAGCCCGGCCCGGGCGGCGCCGCCACGGACTTGCCGGGTGCGGCGGCCAGGCTAGGCGACCACGCTCACCCGGGGTCCGGCAGCGGCCGGCAACATCTCGCCGATGACCGATGCGTCGGCGAAACCGGCCGCCGCGAAGACGTCCATCACCGCACCCAGCGCCTCGGGCGCGACCGATACCAGCAGGCCGCCCGAGGTTTGCGGATCGGTCAGCAGCGCGCCCGCTTCCGCCGTCAGCCCGTCCGCCAGCGCTACCTCGTCGCCATAGGCGGCCCAGTTGCGGCCCGATGCGCCGGTGACGACGCCTTCCCGGGCAAGGTCGCGCACGCCGTCGATCCAACGCACGTCGGATAGCGCGATGCGCGCGCGCGTCCCCGCGCCGCGACACATTTCCAGCGCATGACCGAGCAGGCCGAAGCCCGTCACGTCGGTCAACGCATGCACGCCCTCGATCGACGACAGGGCGATACCCGGCGTGTTCAGGCGCGTCGTCACGTCCACCATGCGCCGGTAACCCGCCGCGTCGAGCCGACCCTTTTTCAACGCCGCCGACAGGATGCCCACCCCCAGCGGCTTGCCCAGCACGAGCAGGTCGCCCGGCCGCGCGCCGGCATTCTTCTTGATCCGGTCGGGATGCACCAGCCCGAGCGCCACCAGGCCGTAGATCGGCTCGACCGAGTCGATC encodes:
- the shiA gene encoding shikimate transporter codes for the protein MDVSSSLEQATRHRQRAERNARRAALGSFVGAVVDWYDFLLYGIVAALVFQSAFFPKISPAMGTLAALATFGVGFLFRPLGGIVFGHYGDRLGRKRMLVLTVGLMGVSTALIGLLPPFAVIGWWAPALLVTLRAIQGFAVGGEWGGATLMAVESAPTRRKAFYSSGVQVGYGVGLVLATGLVSLLSRSMSNAAFLSWGWRLPFLFSILLVLVGLWVRSSMEESQEFLDRVAKPAGRKLRLPVIEALRRHPRAFLLIIGLRLAELFTMYIVTAFALSYSTSHLGLPRSLFLNIGLLIGAVSCVTIPCFAWLADRFGQRRIYIMGAVIGMACAVPFFVALEARATVWIVLWAVLLGNVAHDMVVSVQQPMFTSLFGTAYRYSGAGVGYQLASVVGGGFTPFIAAALVDFNGGSWHPVAAYLALGCLLSVVVASCMRARPADATV
- a CDS encoding FUSC family protein, which gives rise to MKTLFESDWTQLLWRTGAVGWPAIAICLFLGVHDGHRLQAVVAAGGAFTVGLGAMQRFTRFSLAPMLLACVGMMASAWAGSMLGGSVAALLLASAAWAAVTGIASLLGPGATWISLQWSIALFVAGGFPGAAQAVDRALLVGAGGLIQIAILGSLILVFPALRPPDTSKKSIATTRPVALATALRSSLSSVLASVAALVLLLRNGYWAPMTALAVLKPSLHDEFHSVLQRCLGTIVGATIASGCVYLSRDNPVTLMTMTCVLAACAYSLQRVNYFLFSLCLTAFIVFLLSVARPQELDLLIHRVTATLLGCAASLLVDTVLKQFGLDANRQSQAPQAQTAP
- a CDS encoding pirin family protein; translation: MTSRTIDTRHPAHRDDIGDLSTRRPLPGPGIEQLDPFLFLNHHGPQTYPPHNRGLPFGPHPHRGFETVTFILEGELAHLDTGGHESVIRAGGVQWMTAGSGLVHAEISPEPFKRAGGPLEILQLWVNLPARLKMTRPAYTGLQREEIPQLSADDGKARIELVSGEWDGHTGPIVSLTGVEMMVLNLSPGARLTLPAPAALTVFLYVVRGRVAVAGEAVPAFTLARLRADGDTVVLSADEDAVVLFGRAAPIGEPVVSHGPFVMNTREEIQQAIHDYQAGLFGNSLDDLRA
- a CDS encoding S-(hydroxymethyl)glutathione dehydrogenase/class III alcohol dehydrogenase, whose amino-acid sequence is MKTRAAVAWQAGQPLTIEEVDLDGPRAGEVLVEIKATGICHTDYYTLSGADPEGAFPAILGHEGAGIVVDVGPGVTSLKKGDHVIPLYTPECRQCKFCLSRKTNLCQAIRPTQGRGLMPDGTSRFSLDGKPILHYMGTSTFSNYIVAPEIAMAKIREDAPFDKVCYIGCGVTTGVGAVLFTAKVEAGANVVVFGLGGIGLNVIQGAKMVGADKIIGVDLNPEREALARTFGMTHFINPKNVENVVDAIVQLTDGGADYSFECIGNTKTMRQALECCHKGWGQSIIIGVAEAGAEITTRPFQLVTGREWKGSAFGGARGRTDVPKIVDWYMEGKLNIDDLITHTLPLDDINRGFELMKSGESIRSVVVY
- the selD gene encoding selenide, water dikinase SelD produces the protein MTLPTVSSASLADAGAPPTPVRLTDLSHGGGCGCKIAPGVLASLLARSAPMQVFPQLLVGNETADDAAVYKLNDTQALIATTDFFMPIVDDPFDFGRIAATNALSDVYAMGGTPILALAIVGMPVNTLPHATIARILEGGESVCAAAGIPLAGGHSIDSVEPIYGLVALGLVHPDRIKKNAGARPGDLLVLGKPLGVGILSAALKKGRLDAAGYRRMVDVTTRLNTPGIALSSIEGVHALTDVTGFGLLGHALEMCRGAGTRARIALSDVRWIDGVRDLAREGVVTGASGRNWAAYGDEVALADGLTAEAGALLTDPQTSGGLLVSVAPEALGAVMDVFAAAGFADASVIGEMLPAAAGPRVSVVA
- a CDS encoding formate/nitrite transporter family protein; the protein is MAQAPHDAPGPQKAQDAAPDANEAGQNSPHLDEGEKSQAADHSSPHALILHEIVREEGEAALERDSGALMWSALAAGLSMGFSFVGLAIMRAYLPQAHWTPLVASFGYSIGFVIVVLGKQQLFTESTLTVVLPVLTRRDWPTLKSALRVWAIVLVVNLIGTAIFAALLAVHGLFDDDVVHAMHEIAGETIAHPFGLTFLKALLAGWLIALMVWLLPSARSGRLVTVMLITYVVAVAKLSHIIAGSVEASYGVITGVMPIGAYFASFLLPTLLGNVLGGISLVGLLNHAAIAPEIRDDGG